A part of Aegilops tauschii subsp. strangulata cultivar AL8/78 chromosome 2, Aet v6.0, whole genome shotgun sequence genomic DNA contains:
- the LOC141041803 gene encoding G-type lectin S-receptor-like serine/threonine-protein kinase SD2-5, with protein sequence MSGMSAAVTATVSAVCATVAVFITMAVIRRCRHVRKKMHKKIVTKIMEEISRRNRDRRAAPDDGGAVDDVVIEIGPVEKFLHEILNEKPMRFSSEQLVSCTGNYSTELGSGGFGVVYKGELPNGLPVAVKVLKVSMNKKVQEGFMAEIGTIGRTYHVHLVRLYGFCFDPDTKALVYEYVENGSLEKYLYRDGEGDGDGGEERREKLEWRTLHSIAVGTAKGIRYLHEECQHRIVHYDIKPPNILLTADFTPKVADFGLARLGERENTHMSSLTGGGRGTPGYAAPELWMALPTTEKCDVYSFGMVLFEILGRRRNYDARLEDESREWFPKWVWDKYEQGDMECIVSAAAGIEEADREKAETMCKVALWCVQFQPSARPTMSSVVRMLEGEMAIVPPVNPFHYVSSGGSSSGWALSSGTGTYTSSSRDTGRDSEVSAASAPAPKPSDAMVKDAKSIDPVTA encoded by the exons ATGTCAGGCATGTCGGCGGCTGTCACTGCAACTG TATCGGCGGTATGTGCGACCGTGGCGGTGTTCATAACGATGGCTGTGATCAGGCGATGCCGTCATGTGAGGAAGAAAATGCACAAGAAGATCGTGACAAAGATCATGGAGGAGATCAGCAGAAGGAACCGGGACCGGCGAGCAGCCCCGGACGACGGCGGCGCCGTGGACGACGTGGTCATCGAGATCGGCCCGGTGGAGAAGTTCCTACACGAGATACTCAACGAGAAGCCGATGCGGTTCAGCTCCGAGCAGCTGGTGTCGTGCACCGGGAACTACTCCACCGAGCTCGGCTCGGGCGGCTTCGGGGTGGTCTACAAAGGGGAGCTCCCCAACGGGCTGCCCGTGGCGGTGAAGGTGCTCAAGGTGTCCATGAACAAGAAGGTGCAGGAAGGGTTCATGGCGGAGATCGGCACCATCGGCCGGACCTACCACGTGCACCTCGTGAGGCTCTACGGCTTCTGCTTCGACCCGGACACCAAGGCGCTGGTCTATGAGTACGTGGAGAACGGCTCCTTGGAGAAGTACCTCTACCGAGACGGGGAAGGCGATGGTGACGgcggggaggagaggagggagaagcTTGAGTGGCGGACGCTGCACAGCATCGCCGTCGGCACGGCGAAGGGGATCAGGTACCTGCACGAGGAGTGCCAGCACAGGATCGTGCACTACGACATCAAGCCGCCCAACATCCTCCTCACCGCCGACTTCACGCCCAAGGTGGCCGACTTCGGGCTGGCCCGGCTGGGCGAGCGCGAGAACACGCACATGTCGTCGCTCACGGGCGGCGGGCGCGGGACGCCGGGGTACGCCGCGCCGGAGTTGTGGATGGCGCTGCCGACGACGGAGAAGTGCGACGTGTACAGCTTCGGGATGGTCTTGTTCGAGATCCTGGGGCGACGCCGGAACTACGACGCCCGGCTGGAAGACGAGAGCCGAGAGTGGTTCCCCAAGTGGGTGTGGGACAAGTACGAGCAAGGGGACATGGAGTGCATCGTGTCCGCGGCCGCCGGCATCGAGGAGGCTGACCGGGAGAAGGCGGAGACCATGTGTAAGGTGGCCCTGTGGTGCGTCCAGTTCCAGCCGTCGGCGCGGCCGACGATGAGCAGCGTGGTGCGGATGCTGGAGGGGGAGATGGCCATCGTGCCGCCGGTGAACCCGTTCCACTACGTGTCGAGCGGCGGCAGCTCCAGCGGTTGGGCGTTGTCGAGCGGCACCGGCACGTACACGAGCAGCAGCCGGGACACGGGGAGGGACAGCGAGGTCTCGGCAGCAAGCGCTCCTGCTCCTAAGCCGAGCGATGCAATGGTGAAGGATGCCAAGTCCATTGATCCAGTGACGGCATAG